From Desulforhopalus sp., one genomic window encodes:
- a CDS encoding LysM peptidoglycan-binding domain-containing protein has protein sequence MIQIPHTIVKILAVLSFLFLLTGCAEKVNFGTTPGDASLNNTSDIAANEADQELQPSEPEMCLDQELNELSQTGVWNEPYFPTSFDPTLNVSFDFPVVLNKQVAMYLHFFQNGFREQFAQWLQISATYMPMMEAALAEAGLPRDLVYLAMIESGYNPLACSKSMAVGLWQFMEGTGIQYNLEINKYIDERRDPVKSTQAAVAFLADLYKEFGDWHLAVAAYNGGPGKIRNGLAKYKVDNFWELASKDYLALETKRYVPKLIAALIVAKQPEKFGFTQLAYQAPPRYDSISVAPGMGLDAIALISNSSVEKIKQLNPELRQNKTPPTKGDYEVKIPYATYGLAMKNLARLHSTVATNYKSHKVAKGDTLTSVASRYDINKATLLKVNNLKSGTLASGQVLRIPYNTVSYQLLPDNIAAKKAVSRENFVMHQVQPGETISRISKLHNVSPELIMSWNNLKNVKSLQIGQQLALYKDNKDKPNQVAVVVDKKNPVLPEKTAKIVLKPEHRKTYIREVRVTDSYASYNVQDGDTLWTISQKFSASTSEIKKWNNLKSDIIYPGIVLKLKKA, from the coding sequence ATGATACAAATACCCCATACGATTGTTAAGATTCTTGCTGTTCTTTCTTTTCTGTTCCTTCTCACTGGTTGTGCCGAGAAAGTTAATTTTGGAACAACCCCCGGCGATGCGTCCCTGAACAATACCAGCGACATAGCCGCAAACGAAGCGGACCAAGAGCTTCAGCCTTCCGAGCCAGAGATGTGCCTTGACCAAGAGTTGAATGAACTCAGTCAGACTGGAGTGTGGAATGAACCGTATTTCCCAACCAGCTTTGATCCGACTCTTAATGTGTCTTTTGATTTTCCGGTCGTGTTAAACAAACAGGTTGCGATGTATCTCCATTTTTTCCAGAATGGTTTTAGGGAGCAATTTGCCCAGTGGCTGCAAATATCCGCCACCTATATGCCGATGATGGAGGCTGCCCTAGCGGAAGCCGGCCTGCCGCGTGACTTGGTATATCTTGCGATGATAGAAAGTGGTTATAATCCGCTGGCCTGCTCAAAGTCCATGGCGGTTGGTCTCTGGCAGTTCATGGAAGGCACAGGAATTCAATACAATCTTGAAATCAATAAATATATTGATGAACGTCGTGATCCCGTCAAGTCTACCCAGGCTGCGGTAGCCTTTCTTGCAGATCTGTACAAGGAATTCGGCGACTGGCATCTCGCCGTGGCAGCGTATAACGGCGGCCCTGGGAAAATCCGAAACGGTCTGGCTAAATATAAGGTTGACAATTTTTGGGAATTGGCCAGCAAAGACTATTTAGCCCTTGAAACCAAACGCTATGTACCCAAGCTCATTGCCGCTCTTATAGTCGCTAAACAACCAGAAAAGTTCGGTTTCACCCAACTCGCTTATCAGGCCCCGCCACGATATGATTCAATTTCCGTTGCCCCCGGCATGGGTCTTGATGCGATAGCACTGATCAGCAACAGCAGTGTTGAAAAAATCAAACAACTCAATCCGGAATTGCGACAGAATAAAACACCACCGACTAAAGGTGATTATGAGGTGAAAATCCCGTATGCAACATATGGCCTAGCGATGAAAAATCTTGCTCGTCTGCATTCCACGGTCGCCACCAATTATAAATCACATAAGGTGGCCAAGGGAGATACTCTCACCTCGGTCGCTTCCAGATATGATATCAACAAAGCTACTCTTCTTAAGGTAAACAACCTGAAAAGCGGCACCCTTGCTTCAGGCCAAGTACTGAGGATTCCGTATAATACCGTTTCATACCAGCTCCTGCCCGACAATATTGCCGCCAAAAAAGCAGTCAGCCGGGAAAATTTTGTTATGCACCAGGTTCAACCTGGAGAAACTATTTCGAGAATTTCCAAACTGCACAACGTTTCTCCCGAGCTGATCATGTCCTGGAACAACTTGAAGAACGTCAAATCTCTTCAGATAGGGCAACAGCTAGCTTTATATAAAGATAATAAAGATAAACCTAATCAAGTTGCTGTCGTTGTTGACAAAAAGAATCCTGTGCTGCCAGAAAAAACGGCTAAGATTGTCTTGAAGCCTGAGCACAGAAAGACATACATCAGGGAAGTCAGGGTAACAGACTCCTACGCATCATATAATGTCCAGGATGGAGACACTTTGTGGACTATTTCACAGAAGTTTAGTGCTTCGACATCGGAAATTAAAAAATGGAACAACTTAAAATCCGACATCATTTATCCTGGCATCGTCTTAAAACTTAAAAAAGCCTAA